A genomic window from Glycine soja cultivar W05 chromosome 10, ASM419377v2, whole genome shotgun sequence includes:
- the LOC114371350 gene encoding uncharacterized protein At5g39865-like gives MKSRFLRKLKHIPTITNLKQGPALQLNPPVYDDQDHKPHNLAELEIGLNGSEDDKHYELKEMRFEATPTKGSKEKELVEKNLLVVSSPSKSMHQQIQVKEYPSLTDFEEIHPPGGSQAVILYTTSLRGIRKTFQDCNTVRFLMRSFKITYHERDVSLHLEYREELWKILGCKVIPPRLFIKGRYIGGADEVVGLHEMGWLGKLLEGTPMDFADGPCKGCACMRFSICSNCNGSCKVFTTNGDNKNECFIRCPECNENGLVKCTICCY, from the coding sequence ATGAAAAGCAGGTTCCTTAGAAAATTGAAACACATTCCAACCATTACCAACTTGAAACAAGGTCCAGCCCTTCAGCTCAATCCACCAGTCTATGATGATCAAGATCACAAGCCCCACAACCTGGCTGAACTAGAGATTGGCCTcaatggaagtgaagatgataaGCATTATGAGTTAAAAGAAATGCGATTTGAAGCCACACCCACCAAAGGTTCCAAAGAGAAAGAGCTTGTTGAGAAAAACTTATTAGTGGTTTCTAGTCCTAGTAAAAGCATGCATCAACAAATTCAAGTCAAAGAGTACCCATCTCTAACAGATTTTGAAGAGATACATCCACCAGGTGGAAGCCAAGCAGTGATTCTCTACACCACAAGCTTGAGAGGCATAAGAAAAACATTTCAGGACTGCAACACGGTACGCTTTTTGATGAGAAGCTTCAAGATAACATACCATGAGAGGGATGTTTCTCTACACTTGGAGTATAGAGAGGAATTGTGGAAGATCTTGGGTTGCAAAGTGATCCCTCCAAGGCTTTTCATTAAAGGGAGGTACATTGGAGGAGCTGATGAAGTTGTAGGATTGCATGAGATGGGGTGGcttggaaagcttttggaagGAACACCAATGGACTTTGCTGATGGTCCTTGCAAAGGTTGTGCCTGCATGAGGTTTTCCATTTGTTCCAATTGTAATGGTAGTTGCAAAGTGTTCACCACCAATGGTGACAACAAGAATGAATGCTTCATCAGGTGTCCTGAATGCAATGAGAATGGACTTGTCAAATGCACCATTTGCTGCTACTAG